CAAAGGCCCGCCGGATGAGCTCCCCTTCCTCCCCCTTGATGGGAATATTCTGAAGGTTGGGCTCCTCGGAGGAGAGCCTTCCGGTGGCCGTTCCGGTCTGGTTGAAGGTAGTGTGGACCCGGCCGGCAGCATCGGCCAGGCGCAAAAGGGGTTCCACATAGGTGGAAAGGAGCTTGTGCCGGGCCCGATAGCGCAGGAGCCGCTCCGGGAGGGGATGTCTTTCGGCCAGGGCCGAAAGGACCTCCACATCCGTGGAAAAGTCTGTACCTTTAGGGGTACGCTTTCCCCGGGGAAGGCCCAGCTTTTGAAAGAGGATGCGGGAGAGCTGTCGGCCGGAACGCAGGTTAAAGGGTTCTCCGGCCAGGCGATAGATCTCGGCCTCCAGCTCGGCGAGCTCCTGGCGGAGGTCTTCGGCCAGCCGCGAAAGATAGGCCCGGTCCACCCGTACCCCCACCCTTTCCATCCGGAAAAGGACGGCCGAAAGGGGGAGCTCCACCTCGAAAAGGAGCGGGCCAAGACCCGCGGCCTCCACCGCCTCGCGCAAAAGGGGCCCCAGTTCGGCCAGGGCCAGGGCCCGTTCCCCCATCCCCTTTCCGTCAAGAGAGGCCAGCCTGGCCCCCAGGTGTTCTTCGGCCAGGCCTTCCAGACTGTAGTCCCGGCGGGTGGGATCCAGCAGCCAGGCCGCCAGCTTCACATCCAGAAGTCCTTCGGCCTCCGGGGCCTCGCCGGCCAAATGATAGAGGGCCTTGAGATCGTGGACCACCCTTTCCAGCCCCGAAAAGCCGAGAAGTCGCCGGAGGGTCTCCGGCGAGGCCCTTTGGACCACCCAGGCCCGGCCCTCGGTAGCCACGGAGAGAGACAGAAGCTCTTTGGCGAAAAGACCCTCCCCGGGACGGGCCCAGAGCCCCAGCCTTTCCGAAGAAAGGACCTCTCGGGGTAGATCCTCTACGGTGACCACTTCCCCCAAGCTGAGTCTTTCCGCGGGAAGCTCCGCCAGAAGTCTCCGGAACTCCAGCTTGCGAAAGAGGGCCCGCAGCCGGGTCCAGTCGGGCTCCCGCAAACGATAATGTTCTAGCTCAAGAGGCACCGGAGCAGAGGTGGAAAGCTCAAGCAGCCTGCGGGAGAGAAAAGCCGCCTCCCGGCCCTCAGAAAGGAGCTTCCGCACCCGGGGCGGAGTCACCTCGTCCAGACGCCGGTAGATCTCCTCTAGAGACCCGAAGGCCCGGATGAGGGCCGCGGCGGTCTTCTCCCCGATACCCTTTACCCCGGGAAGATTGTCCGAGGGGTCTCCGGTAAGGGCCCGGAAGTCGGGGAATCTTTCCGGGGGGACTCCGTAACGCCGCTCCACCTCCTCCGGGGTATAGGTCTTTTCCCGCAAAGGGTCCCATAGATGGACCCGTTCACTCACCAGGCAGAGGAGGTCGCGATCTCCGGCCACAATGACCACCGGGTTCGGAAGGCGGACCGCCAGGGTGGCGATAAGGTCGTCGGCCTCATAGCCCGCAAGACTCAGGATGGGGACCCCCAGGGCCTCGGCTACCTCCCGGATATAGGGAAGTTGGACCACCAGCTCCTCCGGCATGGGCGGGCGGTGGGCCTTATAGTCTTCGTAGGCCTCGTGCCGGAAGGTGGGCTCCTTTTCGTCCAGACACAAGACCAGATACTCCGGCCGCACCTCCTTGAGGAGGCGCAAGAGCATCCGGGTGAAGACAAAAACCGCCTTGGTGGGAAGCCCCCAAGAGGTGGAAAGGGGCTCGCGGATAGCGTAGTGGGCCCGGTAGACAAAGGAGGTCCCGTCTATGAGATAGACGACCGGGCCCTCTCCGGCCTTAGGTAAAACGATTGAGGATCCAGGTGACGATCTCACTTTTGAGATTCATTTCCTCTTCCGGGGTCATGGTGGTCAGCCAGCGGAGGATCCACTTCTGGAGCCGGTTGAGATGGGTCTTGTTGAGCTTTTCCCCATAAACCATCTCCAGGGCCTGGAGGTACCAGACGAAGATGGCGTGGATGGGCATGTAGCGATATTCCATGGTAATGGGGTAGAGCACCTCGTAAAAGGCCCGGTTCTGAAACTTCTTGTCCGGCTCCCCGGTGAACTTGCGGATGGTGAGCCGGGAGACCGGCCCCTCCTCTCCGCTGGGCGGCTCCTCCCCCTGGAGATAGGCCAGGTTCTGCTGCAGGAGTTCGTACCGCTCCTGATGCTGGCGGATAATATTTTCCTGAAGGGCCATGAGGGCCAGGGGGTTTTCCCGCTCCCGGTAATATTTGGCCAGTTTCTGGCGTAAAACCGATTTCCGACTTCGACCACCCATTTTTGGATACCTCCCCACACAAGGTCTCCTTCAAAAAGACCACAAGGAGGCCTTTCTTTCAAGGTCTGCGGAGCTATTCAGGGGGAAAGGCCAAAAAGAAGGAGCTTTCTCAGGCCCCGACCCTGCGGAAGCGCAAAGGGAATCTCTCCCAGGATCTCCAGGCCCTCCGGTCGGCCGTAGGGTTCCACCTCCTGGCGCCAGAGATAGAAGGCCTGACCCGGGGGGGCAAGAAGGGCCCGGGCGTGGCGCACAAATTTCTCCACCGAACCGTAGCCCCGAGCCACCACCACCGGAAAGCGCTCCTCCGGGAAGGTGCGGCCTAGGTGGCAATTTACGGCCCGGATCCCGGAAAGACCCAGTTCGGCGATCATCTCCTCCAGAAAGGCTACCCGACCCGGATGGGCCTCATAGAGGACGATCTCCAGCTCCGGCCGGGCAAGCTTGAGGACCAGCCCGGGGATTCCGCCCCCGGGGCCCAGATCGGCCAGGGGATAGCCTCCCTCCGGAAGGAAGGCGGCCAGTACTAAGGCCTCAGAGACGGCGTAAAGGAGCCTTTCTTCGGGGCTCTTAAAGGCCGTAAGGTTTAACTCTTCGGCCCGGGCGGCCAGGGCCGAAAGATAGCGAAAAAGGGGATAGACCAAGGGCCGGGCCTCGAAGGGCAGTCCATATTCCTGCCCCATCTCCCCCAGGAGAAAAAAGGCCCTTTCCGGAGACCAGCTACCTTCCATGCCGGTGATCTAAGGCCGCCCGGATAAAGGAGGCAAAGAGGGGATGCGGCTCCATGGGCCGGGAACGGAACTCCGGATGAAACTGACAGCCCACAAACCAGGGATGTCCCTCAATCTCGATGATTTCTACCAGTTCTCCGTCCGGAGACAGACCGGCAATGCGCAGGCCTTTTTCGGTGAGGATCTCCCGGTACTGGTTGTTGAATTCATAGCGGTGCCGGTGCCGCTCAAAGACCTCCTCGCAGCCGTAAGCCCGGTGCGCAATAGTCCCCGGGACCAGACGACAGGGATAGGCCCCGAGGCGCATGGTCCCGCCCTTGTCGCACTTTTCGTCGCGGACTTCCACCCGCTGCGTACGGTAATTGAACCATTCCCGCATAAGATAGATCACCGGATGCGGAGTATCGGGGTCGAACTCCGTGGAATTGGCTCCGGAGAGCCCGGCCACATTGCGGGCAAACTCGATGACCGCAAGCTGCATCCCCAGACAGATCCCGAAAAAGGGGAGCCCCTTCTCCCGGGCGTAGCGGATGGCCTCCATCTTGCCTTCCGCCCCCCGGTAGCCGAATCCTCCCGGGACCAGGACCCCGTCCACCCCGGAAAGGAGCTCCGCCACGTTTTCGGGGGTAATCTCGTCGGCCGAAAGATAGCGAATGTTTACCCGGGCCTCGTTGGCCAGGCCCCCGTGCACCAGGGCCTCGTGTAAACTCTTATAGGAATCCTTGAGGTCCACATATTTGCCCACCACGGCAATGGTGACCTCTTCCCGGGGGTTTCGGTAACGCTGGACTAGCTCTTCCCAGGAGGAAAGGTCCGGCTCCCGGGTCCAGATGTTGAGAAGTTCTACGATCTTTTCGTCCAGCCCCTCCTGGTGAAAGACCAGGGGAATCTCGTAGATGCAGTCCACGTCCTTAGCGGTAATGACCGCGTCTTCTTCCACATTACAGAAAAGGGCGATCTTCTTTTTGACCTCCGGAGGTAAAAAGCGCTCCGTGCGGCAAAGCAGGATGTCGGGCTGGATTCCGATGGCCCGCAATTCCTTTACGCTGTGCTGGGTGGGTTTGGTCTTGAGTTCCCCAGCGGTCTTGATGTAGGGCACATAGGTAAGATGGATATAAAGGGTATTCTCCCGGCCCAGATCGTAGCGGAGCTGTCGAATGGCCTCCAGAAAGGGCAGACTTTCGATATCCCCCACCGTGCCTCCGATCTCAATGATGGCCACATCCACCTCGCTTCCGGCTAGCTGCACGATGGCGGCCTTGATCTCGTCGGTCACATGAGGAATGATCTGAACCGTACCCCCCAGGTAGTCTCCGCGGCGCTCTTTGGTGATCACCGAAAAATAGATCTTCCCCGAGGTGTAATTGTTCTTATGGCCCATGCGGGCGGAGGTGAAGCGTTCGTAATGGCCCAGGTCGAGATCGGTCTCCGCCCCGTCATCGGTGACGTAGACCTCCCCGTGCTGGAAAGGATTCATGGTCCCGGGGTCCACATTGATATAGGGGTCGAGCTTTTGGAAGGTCACGCGCAGGCCCCGGGCCTCCAGGAGGGCCCCGATGGCGGCCGAGGCCAGGCCCTTGCCCAGCGAAGAAAGGACCCCTCCGGTCACAAAGATGAACTTGGTGTGGAATCCACGCTTTTTCCTGCCCATCCAATTTTCTCCCTAAGGTTTCTCCGGTGTCTTTTCCGGGAGGCCTTCCCTGGATTTTCGACGAAACTCGGCATAAATCCGCTCCGAGCGCACTCCCCGAAGCTTAAGGGCCACCACCTTCTCCGGCAAAAAGGCCGGCCCCAGGGAGTGCACAAAGACCACCCCTTCCATCCGCCCCAGGCTCCGGCCCACTCCCTCGGCATAATATAGCACCACCAAGAGGGGCTCCGGAGGCCTTCGGGAAAGCTCGATCTTGAGGATCCGGTCCCGCGAATCCTCCGTCCAGAAGCTCAACTCCCCCACCGCTTTGCCGGCCGGGGAAAAAAGGGGATACCGGGAAAGGAGGCTCCGCCGGTGTTCCGTCCGGTAGTAACGGGCCAAAAGAAGGGCCAAGATCAAGATGACCAAAAAGACCAGATTCCATAGCGGATTCTTACGCATGGGTCTTTGCCTGGGAAGCTTTCTGAGGTATTTTAGCCCAAAAATCTGTGGGGGACAAAAAGTGGAAGAGCCGGTCTTCGATCCCCGGGAGCTTACCCTGGAGGACGAATTCGTCTTTGCCTGTCATCCCGGGGTGCCCTGTTTCAATAAGTGTTGTTACGACGTGCATCTGGTGCTTTCTCCTTACGATTTCCTGCGGCTGCGCCAGGCCCTGGGACTCTCTCCCGAGGAATTCCTCGAGCGCTACGGCGAGGCCTATATCGGGGAGGTCACCCAGCTTCCGGTGGTCTCGGTTTACATGCAAAGCCACGACTTTGCCTGCCCCTTCCTCACTCCGGAGGGCTGCCGGGTCTATGCCCATCGCCCTTCGGCCTGCCGCACCTATCCTCTGGCCCGCTTCCTCCGGGAGGATCGCGAAAGCGGCCGGCCCCGGGAGGTCTATCGCATCATCCGGGAGACCCACTGCAAGGGGCATTACGAAAGGCGCCCCATCACCGTGCGGGACTATATTGAGGAACAGGGGCTGGGACCCTATCTCCGCTTCAACGACCTTTTCGGAGAGGTGGTGGCCCGGCGCCAGGCCCACGCCGAAACCCCCCTTACCGGAGACCAGCTGGACTTGATCTTTCTGGCCCTTTACGATCTGCCGAACTTTCGGGAGGAGATCCGCCGGGGGCATCTGGCGGTGGATCTTCCCGGAGCGGTGGAGGAACTTCCGGAGGAGGCCTTGCTTGAGGCCGGAATCCGTTTCGTCCTCAAGGAAGTCCTGACCTTCGACTAACCGGGAGGCCCCTTGAAAGACCTTCGTCTTCGACTTTTCCTCTTAGGGATCCTTCTCCTCTGGGTCGGCTGGGCCCGGGCCCTTGAGGTCACCGTAGTGCGGGCCTTGGACGGGGACACTGTGGTCCTTTCCGATGGAAAGCGATTGCGCTACGCCGGCATTGACGCCCCGGAACTCCACCGGAAAGAGGGTCCGCCGGAGCCCTTGGCCCGCGAGGCCTGGCTCCTCAATCGCCAGCTGGTAGAAGGGCGTCGGCTGCGTTTTGAGCCCGCAGCCCGCCGGCGGGATCGCTACGGGCGTCTTCTGGGCTACCTCTTTCTGCCCGACGGGCGCCTGGTCTCCGAAGTCCTGGTCTCCCGGGGCCTGGCCTTTGCCTGCTTCTGGCCCGGGGCGGCCCGCTATCGGGAACACCTGCTGGCCGTCCAGAGGGAGGCCCTGGCTAAGGGGCGGGGAATCTTCGGGGTCCTGCGGGACACCGACCCCTATTACGTGGGCAACCGGGCCTCGCGGCGTTTCCATCGTCCCCACTGTCCCCATGCCCAACATATCCGCCGAAAGATTCTCTTTCACTCCCTCTATGAGGCCCTCTACGCCGGATATTGCCCGGCCCGGGGTTGTCGTCCCGGATTTCCGTGAATAAAGTAAATTCGGCCAT
This portion of the Thermosulfurimonas marina genome encodes:
- a CDS encoding YkgJ family cysteine cluster protein codes for the protein MEEPVFDPRELTLEDEFVFACHPGVPCFNKCCYDVHLVLSPYDFLRLRQALGLSPEEFLERYGEAYIGEVTQLPVVSVYMQSHDFACPFLTPEGCRVYAHRPSACRTYPLARFLREDRESGRPREVYRIIRETHCKGHYERRPITVRDYIEEQGLGPYLRFNDLFGEVVARRQAHAETPLTGDQLDLIFLALYDLPNFREEIRRGHLAVDLPGAVEELPEEALLEAGIRFVLKEVLTFD
- the polA gene encoding DNA polymerase I; protein product: MRSSPGSSIVLPKAGEGPVVYLIDGTSFVYRAHYAIREPLSTSWGLPTKAVFVFTRMLLRLLKEVRPEYLVLCLDEKEPTFRHEAYEDYKAHRPPMPEELVVQLPYIREVAEALGVPILSLAGYEADDLIATLAVRLPNPVVIVAGDRDLLCLVSERVHLWDPLREKTYTPEEVERRYGVPPERFPDFRALTGDPSDNLPGVKGIGEKTAAALIRAFGSLEEIYRRLDEVTPPRVRKLLSEGREAAFLSRRLLELSTSAPVPLELEHYRLREPDWTRLRALFRKLEFRRLLAELPAERLSLGEVVTVEDLPREVLSSERLGLWARPGEGLFAKELLSLSVATEGRAWVVQRASPETLRRLLGFSGLERVVHDLKALYHLAGEAPEAEGLLDVKLAAWLLDPTRRDYSLEGLAEEHLGARLASLDGKGMGERALALAELGPLLREAVEAAGLGPLLFEVELPLSAVLFRMERVGVRVDRAYLSRLAEDLRQELAELEAEIYRLAGEPFNLRSGRQLSRILFQKLGLPRGKRTPKGTDFSTDVEVLSALAERHPLPERLLRYRARHKLLSTYVEPLLRLADAAGRVHTTFNQTGTATGRLSSEEPNLQNIPIKGEEGELIRRAFVAEEGWVLLSADYSQIELRLLAHFSGDENLRRAFAEGRDIHAATAAEIFGVSPKEVTPEMRRLAKVINFGLAYGMSAYGLSKELGIDYKQAQAFMERYFERYPGVRRWREEVVEEARKRGYVTTLLKRRRPIPGLAAPERPVREFAERTAINTPIQGSGADLIKLAMLKVDRRLRAEGLKARLILQVHDELLLEVPEEELKQTQEIVREEMEGVYPLSVPLKVNLAWGRNWAEAKA
- a CDS encoding RsmG family class I SAM-dependent methyltransferase, giving the protein MEGSWSPERAFFLLGEMGQEYGLPFEARPLVYPLFRYLSALAARAEELNLTAFKSPEERLLYAVSEALVLAAFLPEGGYPLADLGPGGGIPGLVLKLARPELEIVLYEAHPGRVAFLEEMIAELGLSGIRAVNCHLGRTFPEERFPVVVARGYGSVEKFVRHARALLAPPGQAFYLWRQEVEPYGRPEGLEILGEIPFALPQGRGLRKLLLFGLSP
- a CDS encoding CTP synthase; its protein translation is MGRKKRGFHTKFIFVTGGVLSSLGKGLASAAIGALLEARGLRVTFQKLDPYINVDPGTMNPFQHGEVYVTDDGAETDLDLGHYERFTSARMGHKNNYTSGKIYFSVITKERRGDYLGGTVQIIPHVTDEIKAAIVQLAGSEVDVAIIEIGGTVGDIESLPFLEAIRQLRYDLGRENTLYIHLTYVPYIKTAGELKTKPTQHSVKELRAIGIQPDILLCRTERFLPPEVKKKIALFCNVEEDAVITAKDVDCIYEIPLVFHQEGLDEKIVELLNIWTREPDLSSWEELVQRYRNPREEVTIAVVGKYVDLKDSYKSLHEALVHGGLANEARVNIRYLSADEITPENVAELLSGVDGVLVPGGFGYRGAEGKMEAIRYAREKGLPFFGICLGMQLAVIEFARNVAGLSGANSTEFDPDTPHPVIYLMREWFNYRTQRVEVRDEKCDKGGTMRLGAYPCRLVPGTIAHRAYGCEEVFERHRHRYEFNNQYREILTEKGLRIAGLSPDGELVEIIEIEGHPWFVGCQFHPEFRSRPMEPHPLFASFIRAALDHRHGR
- a CDS encoding thermonuclease family protein: MKDLRLRLFLLGILLLWVGWARALEVTVVRALDGDTVVLSDGKRLRYAGIDAPELHRKEGPPEPLAREAWLLNRQLVEGRRLRFEPAARRRDRYGRLLGYLFLPDGRLVSEVLVSRGLAFACFWPGAARYREHLLAVQREALAKGRGIFGVLRDTDPYYVGNRASRRFHRPHCPHAQHIRRKILFHSLYEALYAGYCPARGCRPGFP